From Candidatus Binataceae bacterium, the proteins below share one genomic window:
- a CDS encoding DUF4499 domain-containing protein: MEIIEIPERDWLKVGFYWMALGLLATAPGLRATWAGVAARWLFDITVVIHVIEALWSLGAAPRAGADRRTWAMRTLFLGYFATRRLSELAAQASR, encoded by the coding sequence ATGGAAATCATCGAAATTCCGGAGCGCGACTGGCTCAAGGTCGGATTCTACTGGATGGCGCTGGGCCTGCTGGCGACCGCGCCCGGGCTGCGCGCCACATGGGCCGGGGTAGCGGCGCGATGGCTGTTCGACATAACCGTGGTAATCCATGTGATCGAAGCGCTATGGAGCTTGGGCGCGGCGCCCCGCGCCGGGGCTGACCGCCGTACCTGGGCCATGCGCACGCTCTTCCTCGGCTACTTTGCGACTCGCCGGCTGAGCGAACTCGCCGCGCAGGCATCGCGATGA
- a CDS encoding dihydrolipoamide acetyltransferase family protein — MSIELTMPKLSDTMEEGKILRWLKHPGDSVHHGEAIAEVETDKADMVMESFEDGVLQEVRLREGESAPVGAVIAVMSKPGEEYRAPARAADQEGAAAPGHDGEEMRSAQAASEEEREEEARINGAAREPQFHPALAAHPSAAPTAIPMPPARRSAPAEPVVHITSAPEAEGQKVRASPLARRAAEEAGIDLSQVRGSGPDGRITKRDLDNFLREQQLFRMRRLVTPHEGAPGTHLELSKMRRTIAKRMALSKREIPHFYVTVEVDMDEAVRLKNSLETTELFEQNITFNDIVIKACALALGRYPRINASFEDDGITIHPNINIGVAVAVEDGLIVPVIKECERLSLAEIARVAHRLVSKAARGGFTSDELSGSTFTISNMGMLGVEHFAAVITPPQAAILAVSAIRQKPVVRNGQIVIGNTMMLTVSCDHRIVDGVVAGRFLQEMKRFLENPASLLVS, encoded by the coding sequence ATGAGCATCGAACTGACCATGCCCAAGCTCTCCGACACGATGGAGGAGGGCAAAATCCTGCGCTGGCTCAAGCATCCCGGCGACAGCGTCCATCACGGGGAAGCGATCGCCGAGGTCGAGACCGACAAGGCTGACATGGTGATGGAGTCCTTCGAGGACGGCGTGCTCCAGGAAGTCCGTCTGCGCGAGGGCGAGAGCGCTCCAGTTGGCGCGGTGATCGCGGTGATGTCGAAGCCCGGCGAGGAGTATCGCGCACCCGCCCGCGCGGCGGACCAAGAGGGCGCCGCCGCGCCGGGGCACGACGGCGAAGAGATGCGCAGTGCGCAAGCGGCCTCCGAAGAGGAGCGCGAGGAGGAAGCGAGGATAAACGGCGCCGCGCGCGAGCCGCAGTTCCATCCCGCGCTGGCCGCTCATCCTTCGGCCGCGCCGACTGCGATCCCGATGCCGCCCGCGCGGCGCAGCGCTCCGGCCGAGCCCGTGGTCCATATAACCAGCGCGCCGGAGGCCGAAGGGCAGAAGGTTCGCGCCTCGCCGCTGGCGCGGCGCGCGGCCGAGGAGGCCGGCATCGATCTCTCTCAGGTCCGCGGCAGCGGGCCCGACGGACGGATCACCAAGCGCGACCTGGACAACTTCCTGCGCGAGCAGCAGCTCTTCCGCATGCGGCGGCTGGTAACCCCGCACGAGGGCGCGCCCGGCACGCATCTGGAGCTCTCCAAGATGCGCCGCACGATCGCCAAGCGGATGGCGCTCTCCAAGCGCGAGATCCCGCACTTTTATGTGACCGTCGAAGTGGACATGGACGAGGCGGTCAGGCTGAAGAACTCGCTCGAGACTACCGAGCTCTTCGAGCAGAACATCACCTTCAACGACATCGTGATCAAAGCCTGCGCGCTCGCGCTCGGCCGCTATCCGCGGATCAACGCGAGCTTCGAAGACGACGGCATCACGATCCATCCCAACATCAATATCGGCGTGGCAGTCGCGGTCGAGGACGGGTTGATCGTGCCCGTGATCAAGGAGTGCGAGCGGCTGTCGCTGGCCGAGATCGCGCGCGTCGCTCATCGCCTGGTCTCCAAGGCTGCCCGCGGCGGCTTCACCTCGGACGAGCTGTCGGGCTCGACGTTTACGATCTCCAACATGGGGATGCTCGGGGTGGAGCACTTCGCGGCGGTGATCACGCCGCCGCAGGCGGCGATCCTCGCGGTCAGCGCGATCCGGCAGAAGCCGGTCGTGCGCAACGGGCAGATTGTAATCGGCAATACGATGATGCTCACAGTGTCGTGCGACCATCGCATCGTTGACGGCGTGGTCGCCGGGCGTTTCCTCCAGGAGATGAAGCGCTTTCTCGAAAATCCGGCGAGCCTGCTCGTTTCCTGA
- the lipB gene encoding lipoyl(octanoyl) transferase LipB, translating into MHGTLEVAWLGTVDYRDALALQDVLVAARRDDRIGDILLLLEHPHVFTLGRGADEGFVLRAISGVPVIRVSRGGEVTYHGPGQLIGYPILRLEGPARDVHRYLRALEHAMIDGLSRWGIAAARRPGLTGVWVGERKIGSIGVGIRRWITLHGFALNVCPQLEYFDAIVPCGIAGCRMTSVARECGRDTRVVEAAAAMRESFAAAFSYEQTVETEAAALWALVDRPGGGCEARNQQ; encoded by the coding sequence ATGCACGGCACGCTTGAAGTCGCGTGGCTGGGGACGGTTGATTACCGCGATGCGCTGGCGTTGCAGGATGTGCTGGTGGCGGCGCGGCGCGACGATCGGATCGGCGACATCCTGCTGCTGCTCGAGCATCCGCACGTCTTCACGCTTGGCCGCGGAGCCGACGAGGGCTTTGTGCTGCGCGCGATTTCGGGCGTGCCGGTTATCCGCGTCTCGCGCGGCGGCGAGGTGACCTATCATGGCCCGGGCCAGCTCATTGGCTATCCCATCCTCAGGCTCGAAGGCCCCGCGCGCGACGTGCATCGCTATCTGCGCGCCCTGGAGCACGCGATGATCGACGGGCTCTCGCGGTGGGGAATTGCGGCCGCGCGGCGCCCGGGGCTGACCGGCGTATGGGTGGGCGAGCGCAAGATCGGATCGATTGGCGTCGGTATCCGGCGCTGGATCACGCTGCACGGGTTTGCGCTTAACGTCTGTCCGCAGCTCGAATATTTTGACGCGATCGTCCCGTGCGGGATCGCGGGATGCCGGATGACGTCGGTTGCGCGCGAGTGCGGCCGCGATACGCGCGTTGTTGAGGCCGCGGCCGCGATGCGCGAGTCGTTCGCGGCCGCGTTTAGCTACGAGCAAACGGTCGAGACGGAGGCGGCCGCGCTATGGGCGCTGGTTGACCGACCGGGCGGCGGCTGCGAAGCTCGAAATCAGCAATGA
- the lpdA gene encoding dihydrolipoyl dehydrogenase encodes MANARYDLAVIGSGPGGYVGAIRASQLKMRVAVVERDQPGGVCLNWGCIPSKALLNSAETIESIRAAAREHGIEVGEVRVDFARVIQRSRAAADKLSKGVRFLLRKNKIDLIEASGSIAGPHTVALAPADGKPPPPAEAIEAERILVATGSGERLFGGMKIGDGVMTSREALINEHLPESLIVIGAGAVGLEFAYFYQAFGTKVTVVELEKQVLPGFDAEVAEELRRAFVKRGVTVMLGHGYKSMERKGARWTVALDAGGTAKTIDAEAVLVAVGRSPLSPNLGLEKVGVELERGGFIRIDDSFRTTCPSIYAIGDVVRPPLLAHKASAEGIAAVEIMAGVRQPGFDLMQIAGCIYCEPEVATVGLTEAQARERGIDVKVGKIPFRAIGKAVAVNQAEGFVKLVASKEYSEVLGCQIIGHHATDLISEIVLGRTLETTTAEIGKSVHPHPTLSEAIMEAALAAEGEAINF; translated from the coding sequence TTGGCAAACGCACGATACGATTTGGCGGTAATCGGTTCCGGCCCGGGCGGCTACGTCGGCGCGATCCGCGCAAGCCAGCTCAAGATGCGGGTCGCCGTAGTCGAGCGCGACCAGCCCGGTGGCGTGTGCCTGAACTGGGGCTGTATCCCGTCCAAGGCGCTGCTCAATTCGGCCGAGACGATCGAGTCGATCCGCGCCGCTGCCCGGGAGCACGGGATCGAGGTCGGCGAGGTGCGGGTCGATTTCGCTCGCGTGATTCAGCGCTCGCGCGCAGCCGCCGACAAACTCTCCAAGGGTGTGCGCTTCCTGCTGCGCAAGAACAAGATCGATCTCATCGAGGCCAGCGGGAGCATCGCAGGCCCTCATACGGTGGCGCTGGCGCCGGCCGACGGCAAGCCGCCGCCGCCCGCCGAGGCGATCGAGGCCGAGCGGATCCTGGTCGCGACCGGCTCAGGCGAGCGGCTGTTCGGTGGGATGAAAATCGGCGACGGCGTGATGACCAGCCGCGAGGCGCTGATCAACGAGCACCTGCCGGAAAGCCTGATCGTGATCGGCGCCGGCGCGGTGGGGCTCGAGTTCGCCTATTTCTACCAGGCCTTCGGGACGAAGGTTACGGTGGTCGAGCTGGAAAAGCAGGTGCTGCCCGGGTTTGACGCCGAGGTCGCCGAGGAGTTGCGCCGTGCGTTCGTCAAGCGCGGTGTGACCGTGATGCTCGGGCATGGATACAAGTCGATGGAGCGCAAAGGCGCCCGTTGGACCGTGGCGCTGGATGCCGGCGGGACCGCCAAGACCATCGATGCCGAGGCGGTGCTGGTCGCGGTCGGCCGCAGCCCGCTCAGCCCCAACCTCGGGCTGGAGAAGGTGGGCGTGGAGCTTGAGCGCGGCGGCTTCATCAGAATCGACGACTCTTTTCGCACCACCTGCCCGAGCATCTACGCGATCGGGGACGTGGTGCGCCCGCCGCTGCTCGCGCATAAGGCTTCGGCCGAGGGCATCGCAGCGGTCGAGATCATGGCGGGCGTGCGCCAACCCGGGTTCGACCTTATGCAGATCGCCGGATGCATTTACTGCGAGCCGGAGGTTGCGACGGTCGGGTTGACCGAGGCGCAGGCGCGCGAGCGCGGGATCGACGTCAAGGTGGGCAAGATTCCGTTTCGTGCGATCGGCAAGGCGGTCGCGGTCAACCAGGCCGAGGGCTTCGTCAAGCTGGTGGCGAGCAAAGAGTACAGCGAGGTGCTGGGCTGCCAGATCATCGGCCATCACGCGACCGATCTGATCTCGGAGATCGTACTGGGGCGGACACTGGAGACCACCACCGCCGAGATCGGCAAGTCGGTCCATCCGCATCCCACGCTCTCCGAGGCGATCATGGAGGCAGCGCTCGCCGCCGAGGGCGAGGCGATCAATTTTTAA